One genomic segment of Fusobacterium perfoetens includes these proteins:
- the ftsA gene encoding cell division protein FtsA — protein MEDSIIKFILDVGNSKIKMLAGELSNYGEKLRVLKYIEVPSRGIRKNVIENQIYLSESIADAVKEMEAATGLEVKKVILGIGGTNIYSRTKNIKLTFDEEKVITNDHITELFLTAEKELKQKAEQVLESEMYNIRVNNSGIVKNPVGLTGRELQADVHLIFVNENEVEELTEAVNRAKLEVDSIVLNPYASAKATLMEEDKTMGVALIDIGEGTTDIIIYKNNKLIYAKSLPLGGMHYVSDLEYIFSIPKSEAQEIIRQISESKDKKEFNFPVSGNKYISIGNVRKVIDARTGDLVTFIKKAIEESGFTGYLGKGIYLTGGATKLDEIFEGVKSNLGYSVKRVLPVQLAGLEDVRPEMSAAVGILLEVMEKEYNNLEKERKKKEEQENLLKTSMKLNDDKTEEKQPKVKKERFKSVKEWLSNFI, from the coding sequence ATGGAAGATAGTATTATAAAATTTATCCTGGATGTAGGAAATTCAAAAATTAAAATGCTTGCAGGAGAGCTCAGCAATTATGGAGAAAAACTAAGAGTATTGAAATATATTGAAGTTCCTAGCAGAGGAATCAGAAAAAATGTGATAGAAAACCAGATTTATCTGAGCGAAAGTATAGCTGATGCTGTAAAAGAAATGGAAGCAGCAACAGGACTTGAGGTTAAAAAAGTAATCTTAGGTATAGGTGGAACAAATATCTATTCAAGAACCAAAAATATAAAACTGACTTTTGATGAAGAAAAGGTTATAACTAATGACCATATTACAGAACTTTTTCTTACAGCAGAAAAAGAACTTAAACAAAAAGCAGAACAAGTTCTTGAAAGTGAAATGTATAATATAAGAGTAAATAACTCTGGTATTGTAAAAAATCCTGTAGGACTTACAGGAAGAGAACTTCAGGCAGATGTTCATCTTATTTTTGTAAATGAAAATGAAGTTGAAGAACTTACAGAAGCAGTAAACAGAGCAAAACTTGAAGTTGACAGCATAGTTTTAAATCCATATGCTTCAGCAAAAGCAACACTTATGGAAGAAGATAAAACAATGGGAGTTGCTCTTATTGATATAGGAGAGGGAACAACTGACATTATTATCTATAAAAATAATAAACTTATCTATGCAAAATCACTTCCTCTTGGAGGAATGCATTATGTAAGTGATTTGGAATATATATTCAGTATTCCTAAATCAGAAGCTCAGGAAATAATAAGACAGATAAGCGAATCAAAAGATAAAAAAGAATTTAATTTCCCAGTGAGTGGAAATAAATATATTTCTATAGGAAATGTAAGAAAAGTTATAGATGCAAGAACAGGAGATCTTGTTACATTTATAAAAAAAGCAATAGAAGAATCTGGATTTACTGGATATCTTGGAAAGGGAATATACCTTACAGGAGGAGCTACAAAACTGGACGAAATATTTGAAGGTGTAAAGAGCAATCTAGGTTATTCTGTAAAGAGAGTTCTTCCAGTACAGCTTGCAGGTCTTGAAGATGTAAGACCAGAGATGTCTGCAGCAGTAGGAATTCTTTTAGAGGTAATGGAGAAGGAATATAATAACCTTGAAAAAGAAAGAAAGAAAAAAGAAGAACAGGAAAATCTTCTAAAAACAAGTATGAAATTAAACGATGACAAAACTGAAGAAAAACAACCAAAAGTAAAAAAAGAGAGATTTAAATCTGTAAAAGAATGGCTTTCAAATTTTATATAA
- the ftsZ gene encoding cell division protein FtsZ encodes MENNIVKIKVLGAGGAGGNAINDMISAGVSGVEFIAANTDAQDLGKSLADVRIQLGEKLTRGLGAGANPEIGKQSAEEDLEKLKQLLEDTDMLFITAGMGGGTGTGSSPVIAKIAKELGVLTVGIVTKPFGFEGGKRRANAEKGIEELKEFVDSLVVIPNDKLFELPDKTITLQNAFKEANNILKIGIKGVADLMIGNGLINLDFADIKTTMQNSGIAVLGFGEGEGENRAIKATEKALMSPLLEKSISGASKILLNIAGSSDLTLMEAQSIANIVKDAAGKSADDVMFGVNLNEDLKDGIQVTIIANNFVDAVEKNEPFINVAINKTEEQKEETKAAEEEKRIELDLPPWIRSSK; translated from the coding sequence ATGGAGAACAATATCGTAAAAATAAAAGTTCTTGGTGCTGGTGGTGCTGGTGGAAATGCAATCAACGACATGATTTCAGCAGGAGTGTCTGGAGTTGAATTTATAGCAGCCAATACAGATGCACAAGATTTAGGAAAATCTCTTGCTGATGTAAGAATTCAGCTTGGAGAAAAACTTACAAGAGGACTTGGAGCAGGAGCAAATCCTGAAATAGGAAAACAATCAGCAGAAGAAGATTTAGAAAAATTAAAACAGCTTCTGGAAGATACAGATATGCTTTTCATAACAGCCGGAATGGGTGGAGGAACAGGAACTGGTTCATCTCCTGTAATAGCTAAAATAGCAAAAGAATTAGGAGTTCTTACAGTAGGTATAGTAACAAAACCGTTTGGATTTGAAGGCGGAAAAAGAAGAGCAAATGCAGAAAAGGGAATAGAGGAATTAAAAGAGTTTGTAGACTCTCTTGTTGTAATTCCAAATGATAAATTGTTTGAACTTCCAGATAAAACAATAACACTTCAAAATGCTTTTAAAGAAGCAAATAATATTTTAAAAATAGGTATTAAAGGTGTTGCTGATCTTATGATTGGAAATGGACTTATAAACCTTGACTTTGCTGATATAAAGACAACTATGCAAAATTCTGGAATAGCTGTTCTTGGATTTGGTGAAGGAGAAGGAGAAAACAGAGCTATAAAAGCAACTGAAAAAGCTTTAATGTCTCCATTACTTGAAAAATCAATTTCAGGAGCAAGTAAAATTCTTCTTAACATAGCAGGATCATCAGACCTTACTCTTATGGAAGCACAATCTATAGCAAATATTGTTAAAGATGCAGCTGGTAAAAGTGCAGATGATGTAATGTTTGGAGTAAATTTAAATGAAGATTTAAAAGATGGAATTCAAGTTACAATTATAGCTAATAACTTTGTTGATGCTGTTGAAAAAAATGAGCCTTTCATAAATGTAGCTATAAATAAAACAGAAGAACAAAAAGAGGAAACTAAAGCAGCTGAAGAAGAAAAAAGAATAGAGCTTGATCTTCCACCTTGGATAAGAAGCAGCAAATAA
- the rpsF gene encoding 30S ribosomal protein S6 — protein MTKYEIMYIINPTILEEGRDAVIAKVDAILTEAGATLTKTEKWGERKLAYPIDKKKTGFYVLTTLEMDGTRLVEVERKLNITEEVMRYIIVKQD, from the coding sequence ATGACTAAATACGAAATTATGTACATCATCAACCCAACAATATTAGAAGAGGGAAGAGATGCAGTTATCGCTAAAGTTGATGCTATATTAACAGAAGCTGGAGCTACTCTTACTAAAACTGAAAAATGGGGAGAAAGAAAGTTAGCTTATCCTATTGACAAAAAGAAAACAGGATTTTATGTACTAACTACTTTAGAAATGGACGGTACAAGATTAGTAGAAGTAGAAAGAAAACTTAACATAACTGAAGAAGTTATGAGATATATCATCGTAAAACAAGACTAA
- the rpsR gene encoding 30S ribosomal protein S18, protein MAEFRRRRAKLRVKASEIDYKNVDLLKRFVSDKGRINPSRVTGANAKLQRKIAKAIKRARNIALIPYTRTEK, encoded by the coding sequence ATGGCTGAATTCAGAAGAAGAAGAGCAAAATTAAGAGTTAAAGCTTCAGAAATTGATTATAAAAACGTAGACCTTTTAAAAAGATTTGTTTCTGATAAAGGAAGAATCAATCCTTCTAGAGTAACTGGTGCTAACGCTAAGTTACAAAGAAAAATAGCTAAAGCTATTAAAAGAGCTAGAAACATCGCTTTAATTCCTTACACAAGAACAGAAAAATAA
- a CDS encoding M20 family metallo-hydrolase encodes MELYKDLETVTKWFKALEPIGTDKKGGVTRLGYSKTEDVMHGAIRNIARNLGLKSSGDEVGNTYIHEKNYDKYYVIGSHLDSVINGGRYDGVAGILSGLLVLKWIKEEGLNIPVKVAAFRCEESSAFGIATVGSSLITHTLDVDIMKQVKNQEGNSLYETLKSKGYNPHCKKIEGVLGYFELHIEQGRVLEVSNKKIGIVNAIAAATRYWLFIEGRQDHSGATPMGIRKDALCAAAEIVTELEKYADEEAANSTVGTIGYIANSPNAFNVIPGNVKMGIDIRGIDKKSINKVDDEIVEFIKKVCEKRGLKYKLVPISKAKPVKLDEELKLNLAKTAEELKEEYMIMNSGAGHDAMKFAEITPTGMVFIPCRDGVSHNKDEDINFEDVVRGSKIIFEQLKKLALQ; translated from the coding sequence ATGGAATTATATAAAGATTTAGAGACAGTAACAAAATGGTTTAAGGCTCTTGAACCAATAGGTACAGATAAGAAAGGAGGAGTCACAAGACTTGGGTATTCAAAAACAGAAGATGTCATGCACGGGGCTATAAGAAATATTGCAAGAAATCTTGGACTAAAATCTTCAGGTGATGAAGTTGGAAATACTTATATTCATGAAAAAAATTATGACAAATATTATGTAATAGGTTCTCATCTTGACTCTGTTATAAACGGAGGAAGATATGACGGTGTAGCAGGGATACTTTCAGGTCTTTTAGTGTTAAAGTGGATAAAAGAAGAAGGGCTTAATATTCCTGTGAAAGTAGCAGCCTTTAGATGTGAGGAATCAAGTGCTTTTGGAATAGCAACAGTGGGAAGTTCTCTTATCACTCATACTCTTGATGTTGATATAATGAAGCAGGTAAAAAATCAGGAGGGAAACTCTCTTTATGAAACTTTAAAATCAAAAGGATATAATCCTCATTGTAAAAAAATAGAGGGAGTTTTGGGATATTTTGAACTTCATATAGAACAAGGAAGAGTTCTTGAAGTTTCAAATAAAAAAATAGGAATAGTAAATGCAATAGCAGCTGCAACAAGATATTGGCTTTTTATTGAAGGAAGACAGGATCACTCTGGTGCAACTCCTATGGGAATAAGAAAAGATGCTTTGTGTGCAGCAGCAGAAATAGTTACTGAGCTTGAAAAATATGCAGATGAAGAGGCAGCAAACAGTACAGTTGGGACAATAGGATATATTGCAAATTCTCCTAATGCTTTCAATGTAATTCCTGGGAATGTAAAAATGGGAATAGATATAAGGGGAATTGATAAAAAAAGTATTAATAAAGTTGACGATGAGATTGTAGAATTTATAAAAAAGGTTTGTGAAAAAAGAGGATTAAAATATAAACTAGTACCAATTTCAAAGGCTAAACCTGTAAAATTAGATGAAGAGTTAAAATTAAATCTTGCAAAGACAGCAGAAGAACTAAAGGAAGAATATATGATAATGAACAGTGGTGCAGGACACGATGCAATGAAATTTGCAGAGATAACTCCTACAGGAATGGTATTTATTCCATGCAGAGATGGGGTAAGCCATAATAAAGATGAGGATATTAATTTTGAAGATGTGGTAAGAGGAAGTAAAATTATATTTGAGCAATTAAAAAAACTTGCATTACAATAA